In the genome of Conger conger chromosome 8, fConCon1.1, whole genome shotgun sequence, one region contains:
- the lbx2 gene encoding transcription factor LBX2 — protein sequence MTSSTDMKAGSALQSSGEERRRGPLDQLPPPANSNKPLTPFSIEDILNKPSIKKSVATLCPPRVLEKVTASNAVRNGITTPSSPLCALEELASKTFKGLEVSVIQAAEGREHLNAFGQRQASKKRRKSRTAFTNHQIYELEKRFLYQKYLSPADRDQIAQQLGLTNAQVITWFQNRRAKLKRDLEEMKADVESLKKIPPQTLQKLVTMEDIDDPQGSSGVISPSISPSSQGHGVFPQSPASSRDQTTDEFSEEDEEIEVDD from the exons ATGACCTCCAGTACAGACATGAAGGCAGGCTCCGCATTGCAATCCAGTGGTGAGGAGCGGAGACGGGGTCCGCTTGATCAGCTTCCACCACCCGCTAACTCCAACAAGCCCCTCACCCCGTTCAGCATTGAGGATATTTTAAACAAGCCGTCCATAAAGAAGTCCGTTGCCACCCTCTGTCCGCCGAGGGTTTTGGAGAAAGTGACTGCCTCGAACGCAGTCAGGAACGGTATTACCACTCCGTCCTCCCCCCTCTGCGCATTGGAGGAACTTGCCAGCAAAACTTTTAAAGGTTTGGAAGTCAGCGTAATCCAAGCAGCTGAAG GTCGCGAGCATCTGAATGCGTTTGGTCAGAGACAGGCCtcgaagaagaggaggaagtcTCGCACAGCCTTTACGAACCATCAAATATATGAACTGGAGAAGCGGTTTTTGTACCAAAAATATTTGTCACCAGCAGACAGAGACCAGATAGCACAACAGCTGGGCCTTACGAATGCCCAGGTCATCACCTGGTTCCAGAATAGACGGGCCAAGCTCAAGAGAGACTTGGAGGAGATGAAGGCGGACGTAGAGTCGCTGAAGAAAATACCCCCGCAAACGCTCCAGAAGTTGGTTACCATGGAAGACATTGACGACCCCCAAGGAAGTTCGGGGGTTATATCACCCAGTATTTCTCCGTCCTCCCAAGGTCACGGGGTCTTTCCCCAGTCTCCTGCCTCATCTAGAGACCAAACCACGGACGAATTTTCTGAAGAAGACGAAGAAATTGAAGTGGACGATTAA